GAGACGAATCTGAACTCGGCGCTAAAGCAGCACTCGCGGTGAATCAATATGCTCCTGACAAATATTGGCAATTTCATCATGCACTTTTTGAACAGCAACCTCACAATAAAGATGATGTTGGTCGTCAACATTGGTTAACAGACGATTTAATTCAACAGCAATTACAAAAATTAGATTTGAGCGAGCAAGTACGTAAACAAATTACGGTAGCTTATCGTGACAAAAAAGGAGAGATGGCTAAGCGCGCGCAAGAAGATCATACATTAGCGAAAAAAGAGGAAGTCCCATACGTACCCGCACTCTATGTGAACGGTAAACAGGTTGAAGACGAGACAGATTTCGACGCGATTAAAGACGAAATCGACAAAGCGCTTGAAGAATAAAATAGCCGTACAGCCATTGAAACAGATTCAGATGTTCCACATGAAACTTTTACGTGAAAATTCCTTTCTAGAGCATGAAATTTTCGCAATAAAAATGTATAATATATAAGTGAGCAAATATGAATGGAGTGATGAATTTGGCTGAGGAAATAATCGTTGATGGCGCACTAACTTTAGGACAATTTTTAAACTATGAAGGCATTATTGAATCTGGGGGCCAAGCGAAATGGTTCTTAAGTGAATATGAGGTCTTCTTAAATGGCGAATTGGAAACGCGTCGTGGCAAAAAACTGCAAGATGGCGATCAATTAGACATTCCTGAAGTAGGTTCATACATCATCAAATTCGGTGAGCAATGAAACTCAAAACACTCCAACTAGAAAATTATCGCAATTATGAACAGATAAGCCTGGATTGTCACCCAGAGGTCAATATCTTAATCGGAGAAAACGCACAAGGGAAAACCAATTTATTAGAATCGATTTATACTTTGGCACTCGCAAAAAGCCACCGTACGACGAATGACAGGGAATTGATTCGCTTTAATGCTGAGTATGCTAAAATAGAAGGTGAGCTTAATTTTCGTCATGGCATGATGCCGCTCACGATGTTTATTACGAAAAAAGGTAAAAAAGTTAAGGTGAATCATTTAGAACAGAGTCGTTTGACCCAGTATATTGGCCATTTGAATGTCGTCCTCTTTGCCCCGGAAGATTTAAGTATCGTCAAAGGAGCACCACAAGTGAGACGGCGTTTTATTGATATGGAGCTCGGTCAAATTTCGCGCTTGTATTTGAATGATTTATCTCAATATCAACGCATTTTAAAACAACGTAACCATTATTTGAAGCAACTACAGCTCAAAAAGACACAAGATACGACGATGCTTGAAGTATTGAATCATCAATTTGTAGAATATGCGGTTAAAGTGACTCAGCGTAGGCAGCAATTCATTAAAGAGTTAGAATTGCTTGCCGCGCCGATTCATTCTGGGATTACGAATGAACGCGAAACTTTGACACTGCAATATTTACCAAGCATCAAAATAGAAGACGTCTCGCAGTCTGAGGACGTCTTAATTCAACAAGTGCTAGAAAATGTGCAACACCATATGGAACGTGAAATTGAGCGCGGTGTGAGTTTGTATGGACCGCACCGTGACGATTTAGCATTTCAAGTGAATGGCATGGATGCACAAACTTACGGCTCTCAAGGCCAACAACGCACGACGGCACTTTCGATAAAATTAGCAGAAATAGAATTAATGAATCAGGAAGTGGGGGAATACCCCATTTTATTACTTGATGACGTTTTAAGTGAGTTGGATGATGCACGTCAAACACATCTTTTGAGCACCATTCAACATAAAGTACAAACTTTTGTCACGACCACGTCAGTAGATGGTATTGATCATGAAATTATGAAGGATGCAAAGGTATATCGGATTACACAAGGAAATATAAAGCAATAGGCAGAAAGTGAAGGTGGAAGTTTTGGCTGATGTGAACAACTCAGAAAACTATGGCGCAAGTCAGATTCAAGTATTGGAAGGTCTTGAAGCGGTACGTAAGCGACCAGGTATGTATATTGGTTCAACTTCAGAACGCGGTCTGCATCATCTCGTTTGGGAAATTGTCGATAACAGTATTGACGAAGCACTTGCAGGATATGCTGATAACATAGAAGTAGTCATTGAGAAGGATAATTGGATTAAAGTTACGGATAATGGACGTGGGATTCCAGTTGATATTCAAGAAAAAATGGGACGTCCTGCAGTTGAAGTGATTTTAACAGTATTACACGCTGGTGGTAAGTTCGGCGGCGGTGGATACAAAGTTTCAGGTGGTTTACACGGTGTGGGCTCATCAGTAGTAAACGCCTTAAGTGACACATTAGAAGTTTATGTGCACAGAGACGGTCGTATTCATCATCAAGCGTACCATAAAGGTGTCCCTGCTTTTGATTTAAAACAAGTGGGCGATACAGATCAAACGGGAACAGTCATCCGTTTCAAAGCGGACGGTACGATTTTCCAAGAGACAACCGTTTATAACTATGAAACGTTGCAAAAACGTATTCGTGAATTGGCATTTTTAAATAAAGGCATCCGTATTACGCTCACAGACGAACGTGACGAAGAAAACGTGCGTGAGGATAGTTATCACTATGAAGGTGGAATTAAGTCGTATGTGGAGCTTATAAACGAAAATAAAGAGCCTTTACATGATGAGCCGATTTATGTGCACCAAACACGTGACGACATTGAAGTGGAAATTGCACTACAATACAACAGTGGTTTTGCGACAAATCTACTAACATATGCGAACAACATTCATACGTATGAAGGTGGGACGCACGAAGACGGCTTTAAACGTGCATTGACAAGAGTGTTGAACAATTATGGTACACAAAGCAAGTTAATTAAAGAAGATAAGGATCGTTTATCAGGTGAAGATACACGCGAAGGCTTAACAGCAGTCGTGTCGATTAAACATGGTGATCCACAATTCGAAGGTCAAACGAAAACAAAATTAGGTAACTCTGAAGTCCGTCAAATTGTTGACCGTGTCTTCTCAGAGCTTTTTGAGCGCTTTTTATATGAACATCCTCAAGTGGCACGCATCATCGTAGAAAAAGGGATTATGGCATCACGCGCACGTATTGCTGCTAAAAAAGCACGTGAAGTAACGCGCCGTAAATCTGCTTTGGACATTTCAAGTTTGCCAGGTAAATTAGCGGACTGTTCAAGTAAAGATCCGTCTGAAAGTGAGATTTTCTTAGTAGAGGGTGACTCTGCCGGGGGGTCTACAAAATCAGGTCGTGACTCACGTACACAAGCGATTTTACCGTTGCGTGGTAAAATTTTAAACGTTGAAAAAGCACGCTTAGATAAAATTTTAAACAACAATGAAATTCGTCAAATGGTAACTGCATTTGGTACAGGTATTGGCGGCGAATTCGATATTTCGAAAGCACGCTACCATAAGATTGTCATTATGACCGATGCGGATGTCGATGGTGCGCATATTCGTACGTTATTACTCACATTCTTCTATCGCTTTATGCGTCCGTTGATTGAAGCGGGTTACGTGTATATTGCACAGCCACCGTTGTACAAGCTGACGCAAGGTAAACAAAAGTATTATGTGTTTAATGATCGTGAGCTTGATAAATTAAAAGAAAAACTGAATCCTACGCCAAAATGGTCTATTGCACGCTATAAAGGTTTAGGTGAGATGAATGCGGATCAGTTATGGGAGACAACAATGAATCCAGAAAACCGAGCGATGTTGCAAGTGACGTTGGATGATGCGATTGAAGCAGACCAAACTTTTGAAATGTTAATGGGCGATGTCGTTGAAAATCGTCGTCAGTTCATTGAAGATAACGCCGTATATGCGAACCTGGATTTCTAGAATGAGAATTGGAAAATGAGAAGGAGGATATCTTGATGGCTGAAACACCTGAATCAAGAATTAATGAACGTAATATCAGCAAAGAGATGCGCGAATCGTTTTTAGACTACGCGATGAGTGTTATCGTATCTCGTGCTTTGCCAGACGTAAGAGATGGTCTAAAACCTGTACATCGTCGTATTTTGTATGGCCTCAATGAACAAGGTATGACCCCTGACAAGCCGTATAAAAAATCTGCCCGTATCGTAGGGGATGTCATGGGGAAATACCATCCACATGGTGACTCGTCAATTTATGAAGCAATGGTACGTATGGCACAAGATTTCAGCTATCGTTATCCACTTGTAGATGGTCAAGGTAACTTCGGTTCGATGGATGGTGATGGTGCCGCGGCAATGCGTTATACAGAAGCACGTATGACGAAGCTTGCACTTGAATTATTACGCGACATCAATAAAGACACGATTGATTTTATCGACAACTATGACGGTAATGAGCGTGAACCGAGCGTCTTGCCATCGCGTTTCCCTAACTTGCTCGTCAATGGTGCGTCAGGTATCGCGGTTGGGATGGCGACCAACATCCCGCCACACAACATGCGTGAAGTGATCGATGGCGTACTGAGTCTAAGCCATAATCCAGACATTACGATTAGTGAATTGATGGAAGACATTCAAGGCCCAGACTTCCCAACTGCCGGGTTGATTCTTGGTAAAAGTGGTATTCGACGCGCATACGAAACAGGTCGCGGTTCTGTCATTATGAGAGCTAAAGCTGAAATTGAATCTCGTGGTGGCGGTCGTGATCGTATAGTCGTGACAGAAATTCCATTCCAAGTGAATAAAGCACGTATGATTGAAAAAATTGCGGAATTAGTCCGTGATAAAAAAATCGATGGCATTACAGATTTACGTGATGAAACGAGCTTACGTACAGGTGTGCGTGTCGTGATTGATGTACGTAAAGATGCGAATGCGAGCGTCATTTTAAATAATTTATATAAACAAACGCCACTTCAAACATCATTTGGGGTGAACATGATTGCTTTAGTCAATGGACGCCCTCAATTGATTAACTTGAAGCAAGCACTTTATCATTACTTAGAGCATCAAAAAGAAGTTGTACGCCGTCGTACGGAATACAATTTACGTAAAGCGAAAGACCGCGCGCACATTCTTGAAGGTCTAAGAATTGCTCTCGATCACATTGATGAAATCATTACAATCATTCGTGAATCAGAGACAGATAAAGTAGCGATGGAAAGTTTACAGTCACGCTTTGCCCTTTCAGAACGTCAAGCACAAGCGATTTTAGACATGCGTTTAAGACGTCTGACAGGCTTAGAACGCGACAAAATTGAACAAGAATATAATGATTTAATTGCGTATATTGCTGAATTAGAAGCGATTTTAGCGGATGAAGAAAAGCTATTAGAACTTGTTCGTGAAGAATTGACTGAGATTAAAGAGAAGTTTGGCGATGACCGTCGTACTGAAATTCAACTCGGTGGTATTGATCAATTAGAAGATGAAGATTTAATCCCAGAAGAGCAAATCGTTATCACATTGAGTCATAACAACTACATTAAACGTTTGCCTGCTTCAACCTACCGTGCGCAAAATCGTGGCGGTCGAGGCGTACAAGGCATGAATACACTTGATGACGATTTCGTAAGTCAGTTAGTGACGACAAGCACGCATGACCATGTGTTGTTCTTTACAAACAAAGGACGTGTCTACAAACTGAAGGGTTATGAAGTGCCGGAACTCTCCCGTCAGTCTAAAGGGATTCCAATTGTCAATGCGATTGAGCTCGATCAAGATGAAGTGATCAGTACGATGATTGCGGTGAAAGACTTAGACTCTGAAGAAGACTTCCTCGTATTCGTAACGAAAAAAGGTTTAATCAAACGTTCAGCATTGAGCAACTTCAACCGTATTAATCGTAACGGTAAAATCGCGATTAAATTCCGTGATGATGATGAACTGATTGCGGTGCGTTTAACAGATGGCGAGAAACACATTCTTATCGGTACAGCCCAAGCATCACTCATTCGTTTTAAAGAAACAGACGTACGTGCGATGAGCCGTATTGCTGCAGGGGTGAAAGGGATCCGTTTAAGAGATGGTGATGAAGTCATTGGTTTAGACGTTGCAGATGATGACAATCAAGATGAAATTTTAGTCGTAACAGAAAAAGGTTACGGTAAACGCACATCGATAGAAGACTACCGTCTGTCTAACCGTGGCGGTATGGGTGTGAAAACAGCGAAACTGACAGAACGAAATGGTCGACTCGTATGTATTACAACTGTAGAAGGCGACGAAGATTTAATGGTTGTGACAAATCAAGGTGTCATCATTCGTATGGAAGTCTCTAATATTTCTATCAACGGTCGTATGGCACAAGGTGTGCGTCTCATTCGATTAGATGATGAACAGTATGTGTCGACAGTGGCGAAAGTGAAGAAAGAGCCAGAAGACATCGAAGCAGATGAGCAAACAACATCAGAGACAATTGATGACGTAGAAGTTGTTGTCGATGATACGACACCTGGTGATACGATTCACACGGAAGCTCCAGAATTTGAAGAAGCATCACCAGAACGTGAAACATTGAGAGAAGACTTTATGGATCGCGTGAATGAAGATATTGAAAATGAAGATAAATAACAGATAAATTGAAAAGGCGATGATCTCTAAATGACACGAGATCATCGCCTTTTGTTTTGAGTTGTTAGGATAAGATTGCTGAACCATGCGGCCGTTTCCAGATTAAGCCTCGTCTCAACTGGACAACGTTTTGTTTGAATCATACATGTGTCGTAGAAGTGTTGATAACCACCAATCCATTTTTCAATTAAAACAAAAAGACTCGGATCACATTGAAGTTTCCGAGTCTTTCTTCCTACGATTTGTAAAATATTATTTTTCCTCTAATTGCTTCATCGCATAAGGAATTTCATCAATAATTTTTGATGGGGGTACGACATACATATCCTTTGCCAACTTATCTCCAATATAACTGTGCGTATAAGTTGCACTTGTAATGGCATCAATCACGTCGTCAAATTGTCCCACAAAGCTCGTAATCATGCCGGCAAGTGTATCCCCCATGCCACCTGTTGCCATCGCTGGGCTACCGACTTCAAGCTTGTATGCGTCATTTTCAAAGTATATTTCTGTACCGTGTTTTTTGAGCACGACCGTAGCACCTAAACGATCAACTGCGGCACGGTTTGTTTCATACGTTTGTTCCTCAATCGGAATGCCACTCAAACGCTCCCACTCTTTTTGATGTGGTGTGTAAATGACATTGCAAGCTGGAATTTCAGGTTTAAGTTTGCTGACGATTGAAATCGCATCACCATCCACAATTAAAGTGTGGTGGGGTTGAATATTTTGCAGTAAAAATGTCATTGCATTGTTACCTTTAAAATCTAACCCTAAACCTGGTCCGATTAAAATACAATCAGAAGCTTCAATCATTTTCGTTAGTTTTTTCGTATCATTGATGTCGATGACCATTGCTTCGGGACAACGAGAATGTAATGCGACATGATTTGTTGGATGCGTTGCGACTGTAATTAAGCCACTTCCGCTATATACACAAGCGCGTGCTGCTAACATGATGGCGCCACCTAAATTGGCATTGCCCCCAATTAACAGAATACGTCCATAGTCGCCTTTATGTGTGTCATCCTTACGTTTAGGAATGTGAACAGCTGACAATGTTTTCACGTTTGAGACCTCCTATCCGGAATTTCCATTATTACAACAAGATATATTATACCTGGTTGGCTTGTTCGTCAATAGGTATTCCAAGGTTTCAATGCGACCATTTGTCATTGCGCTATGCAAAAGTGGGCGACTATGCATGCTCCCCCATTTTGTAGCACTTTTATTTTTTGAAAAAGTAACTTAAATTTCGATATTTACTTAAGTGAATTCATTTAGTACGTTAAAAGGTTAATTTGATACCATATTACGAGTTTGGCTGAAAGTATTGTGAAAACGATTTCCTGAAATTATACTTGAAAGAAATAGACATTTTGTGTGTCACGTGACGAAGGATGGGAGGATGACAATGACATTACGTTTAACAGGTGAGCAGCTGACGATTGAGGCTATACGACAGTTTTTAGTATATGAGGATAAAGTTGAAGTGACTGAGGAAGCACAGGCGCGTGTGGAAAGAAGTCGTGCTATAGTAGAACGGATTATTGCCAATAAAGAAACCGTGTATGGGATTACAACAGGATTTGGTTTGTTTAGTGATGTACTCATTGATCAACAGAGGTACAATCAATTACAAGTTAATTTAATACGTTCACATGCGTGTGGTATCGGTGCCCCTTTTGCATCGAATGTTTCGCTTGTGATGATGGTTTTACGTTTAAACACTTTATTGAAAGGTCATTCAGGAGTGACGATGGATTTAGTAGAGCAATTGGTGTTTTTCATCAATCAACGTATCATTCCTGTTATTCCACAACAAGGTTCTCTCGGTGCTTCGGGTGATTTAGCGCCACTGTCACACCTTGCTTTAGCGTTAATTGGTGAAGGTAAGGTCGAATACAAAGGTGAAGTTTTAGACAGCTCGGACGTCTTAAAACAGTTCAACCGTAAGCCTTTAACGTTACAAGCGAAAGAAGGATTGGCACTGATTAATGGTACACAAGCAATGACAGCACAAGGGGTTATTTCATGGATAGAAACTGAAAATTTGGCATATCAAGCAGAATGGATTGCCGCATTAACACATCAAGCGTTACATGGTATTACAGATGCTTATCATGAAGCGGTCCATCAAGTGCGTAATTTTGAAGAACAGACAGCTGTAGCGAGACGGATGTCAGACTGGCTTGAAGGGTCCAAACTCACGACACGCCAAGGGGAAATGCGTGTTCAAGATCCTTATACATTGCGTTGTATTCCACAAATTCATGGTGCGAGCTTCCAAGTGTTTCAATACGTTCGTGAAAAGTTAGAATTTGAAATGAACGCAGCAAACGATAACCCGCTTATTTTTAATGAAGGCGATGAGACATTGGTCATTTCTGGCGGTAACTTTCACGGTCAACCTGTCGCATTTGCTTTGGATTTCTTAAAGCTCGGGACAAGTGAATTAGCAAACGTGGCGGAACGTCGTCTTGAACGTTTAGTCAATCCGCAACTCAATGGGGGTCTCCCTGCCTTTTTAAGTCCAGAACCAGGCTTGCAAAGTGGCGCGATGATTATGCAGTATGCGGCAGCGAGTCTTGTATCAGAAAATAAAACATTGGCGCATCCGGCGAGTGTTGATTCGATTCCTTCATCCGCCAATCAAGAGGACCACGTTTCCATGGGTACGATTGCGTCACGTCACGGCTATCAAATTTTAGAAAACACACGACGCGTCATTGCGATTGAAGCGATTATAGCCTCACAAGCCGTCGAGTTAAGAGGGGTTGAGCAATTGTCACCCAAAACACGCGAACAATATGAAGCATTGCGTAAAGTGGTACCATCCATTCAAGAAGACCGACCATTTCATCAAGATATTGAAAATGTGGCGAAATATTTAAAGAATCTGGCATATCAGAAATAAGCTTGCTATTCGAAATTTTCTTTGTTATATTAAATGTGAAATCGAAATAAATCATTGTTTGTGGATTAAGTAGTATAGCAATGGAATTAGAGAGTTTGTGGTCGGTGAAAACAAATGTACAGACCTATACGAAATCTACCCACGTTTTGAAAACAATTCGGGTGAAACCGTTAACTTTTGTGAGAGTGCAGGCATATTCTGTCTGTTAAATAGGGTGGCAACACGTCAAACCACGTCCCTTGTGTGAGGGATGTGGTTTTTTATTTTGAGTGATCCTCCTTAAATTTTTAAATTACTTTATGAAAGGAAGTCGACTTATGTTAGACATTAAATTATTCAGAAATGAACCAGAGAGAGTTAAGGAGAAAATCGCGTTACGTCAAATGGATCCTGCAGTTGTTGATGAAGTATTAGCGTTAGACCAACAACGCCGTGATTACATCCAACAAACTGAAGAATTAAAAGCAGAACGTAACAAAGCTTCTCAACAAATTGCTGAAAAGAAACGTAATAAAGAAAATGCGGATGACGCGATTAAAGCGCAACGTGAAGTAGGCGAAAAAATTAAAAATATCGATGCACAGCTAAAAGAAGCGGATACGAAATTAAATGACATCTTATCACGTATTCCAAACCTTATTCACGATGATGTGCCAGAAGGTGAAGATGATTCTGATAACGTAGAACTTAAAAGATGGGGAACACCACGTGAGTTCGACTTTGAAGCGAAAGCACACTGGGACTTAGTAGAATCACTAGAAATGGCAGACTTTGACCGTGCCGCACGTGTCTCTGGTGCACGTTTCGTTTATTTAACAAATGACGGTGCTAAGTTAGAACGTGCGTTAATGAACTTTATGATTACGATGCATACGACACAACACGGTTATCGCGAAATGATGGTACCACAATTAGTGAATGCTAAAGCGATGTACGGTACAGGTCAATTGCCTAAATTTGAAGAAGATCTGTTTAAAGTAGAAAAAGAAGGCTTATACACAATTCCAACTGCTGAAGTGCCTTTGACAAACTACTATAGAGACGAAATTGTACAGCCGGGTGTCTTACCAGCTAAGTTTACAGGTCAATCAGCATGTTTCAGAAGTGAAGCAGGATCAGCTGGCCGTGATACACGTGGCTTAATCCGTCTTCACCAATTCAATAAAGTTGAAATGGTACGTATCGAAAAACCTGAAGATTCTTGGGATGCTTTAGAAGAAATGACATCAAATGCAGAAGCAATTCTTGAAGCATTGAATTTACCATACCGTCGCGTGATTTTATGTACAGGGGATATTGGTTTCGGTGCAAGTAAAACTTATGACTTAGAAGTATGGTTACCAAGCTACAATGACTATAAAGAGATTAGTTCATGTTCAAACTGTGTAGATTTCCAAGCGCGTCGTGCCAACATCCGTTTCAAACGTGATAAAGATGCCAAACCTGAATATGCACATACGTTAAATGGTTCAGGTTTAGCAGTAGGTCGTACGTTTGCGGCGATTGTAGAGAACTATCAAAATGAAGATGGTACGATTACAGTGCCTGAAGCGTTAGTCCCATTCATGGGTGGTCAAACAGTCATTAAACCACTGTAAAATGAAAATGGACGTTACGAACAACCAAATAAAGAATAGCTGAAATCAAATCAGGAGCTCGGATTTTCATTATTCGAGCTCCTGATTTTTTAGCATGTGAAGCGGGTAGGGGAGGGTAAAAAGTAATTAAAATAACAAAAGAAGACGCACCTCATTACCCGTTATCTTAATATTCTCAAATCTATATAAACGCCTTTTTATCGGTGTTTTTACACGGTAGGGTAGACTTAGGGTTGTATAAGGTAAGACTGACCTGATAGCGTAATAACATATGTTGTACTATAATAAGAATAATTTTCAAGGGGGTGAGTCTCAATGTCTTACACTACATTTAAACAAGGCATCCGCGATTGTCTCCCTACTGTACTAGGCTATGCTGGGGTAGGCTTTTCATTTGGAATTGTGAGTGTCGCATCAGGATTCAACATTTTAGAAATATTACTGCTCTCTTTACTCGTTTATGCAGGGGCAGCGCAATTTATTATTATCGCACTCATTGCCGTACAAACGCCGATCTGGGTCATTGTACTCACTGCGATGATTGTCAATAGCCGTATGTTTTTATTAAGCATGACATTGGCGCCAAATTTCAAACATGATCATTTTATACATAGGGTAGGGGTAGGGTCTTTGTTGACGGATGAAACATTTGCTGTTGCGATCACGCCTTATTCGAAAGGACACACGATAACATATCAGTGGATGTATGGCTTAAATTTACTGGCCTACTTATTTTGGGCATTGGTTACTGTGCTCGGTGGATTGTTAGGTGACTTCTTCCAACATCCAGAAGTATTTGGCTTGGACTACGCGATTACAGCGATGTTTATCTTTTTAGCAATTTCACAATTTGAAGGTATTACGAAATCGAAATTACGGGTCTATCTCTACTTAGTTGCAATCGTCATTGTTATGATGTTGCTACTCAGTCTATTTTTACCTTCGTATTTAGCAATCTTACTTGCATCGACTTTAAGTGCGACGATAGGGATGGTGATTGACCGATGAGCATGTACGTATTTTGGACGATCTTTTTAGCAGGACTGGGCACTTTACTCATCAGAATCACACCTTTTGTCATGATTTCACGTATGGAACTGTCTGACAAGGTGCTCAAATGGCTGACGTTTATTCCAATTACATTATTTACTGCGTTAGTGGTCGATGGATTCATTCAGCAACAAGAAGGCGTGATGGGTTATACATTGAATTGGAACTTTATCATCGCGCTCATTCCGACACTTATCATTGCTTTTTGGACGAGGAGTTTAACGATAACAGTTATTGTCGGTATGGTCAGTGTGGCATTGTTGAGAATTATCGGATTATTCTAACAATCATTTGCATACGTGATAGGTTTACGGTATGATTAAAGACACAACATAACTTTATTAAAAATAAGCTTATTAAGAGAAGTTGAGGGATTTGGCCCAGTGACACTTCAGCAACCACTTATCGTTATAAGTACGGTGCTACAACCAACCACGTCATGTGGATGATAAGTTCATTTAAAAACTGACTTACAAACGTTGTATAGCCGTCAAAGGTTGTACAACGTTTTTAATTTTTAGAGGGAGGGCAGACTAAAATGGTGAATTATCGTGTGGACACATTAGTATTAGGTGCATTTACGACAGAATCAGGTGAAACGATTGAAAATTTGAAACTTCGGTATGAATATGTAGGTTATCCTGGTCAGCCACTCGTCGTCGTATGTCATGCGTTGACAGGCAACCATCTCACTTATGGTACAGAAGACAATCCAGGGTGGTGGCGAGAAATTATTGACGGGGGGTATATGCCAGTTCACGATTACCAGTTTCTGACATTTAACGTGATTGGCAGTCCATTTGGGTCGAGTTCTCGTTTAACAGATCCAAACTTTCCACAAAAGCTCACTATGCGAGATATTGTGCGTGCGCTCGAAAAAGGCATTGAAGCACTCGGTCATCAAACAATCGACATTCTCATCGGCGGTTCTTTAGGTGGCATGCAAGTGATGGAGCTCCTCTACAATCAAAAATTTGAAGTGAAAAAGGCGGTCATTTTAGCAGCTACTGAAAAGACGTCTTCTTATAGTAGGGCGTTTAATGAAATAGCGAGACAAGCCATTCATTTAGCAGGAGAAGAAGGGTTAAGTATCGCGCGACAACTCGGCTTTTTAACGTACCGGTCCTCTAAAAGTTATGACGCCCGCTTCACACCTGATGAAGTCGTGTTATATCAAAAGCATCAAGGTGATAAATTTAAAGAACAGTTTGATTTACAATGTTATTTAACACTTCTCGATGTGTTAGACAGTCATGACATTCACCATGGTAGAGATGATGTCGCAAACGTATTCCAATCATTAGACACGAAAGTACTCACGCTCGGCTTTACAGATGACTTGTTGTATCCAGATGACCAAGTCGCTGCGTTAGGCTGTTATTTCAAATATCATCGCCATTTCTTTGTGCCTGATAATGTAGGGCATGATGGCTTTTTATTGAATTTTAATGATTGGGCGCCGTACCTTTATCATTTC
Above is a genomic segment from Staphylococcus delphini containing:
- a CDS encoding AzlD domain-containing protein, with protein sequence MSMYVFWTIFLAGLGTLLIRITPFVMISRMELSDKVLKWLTFIPITLFTALVVDGFIQQQEGVMGYTLNWNFIIALIPTLIIAFWTRSLTITVIVGMVSVALLRIIGLF
- the metX gene encoding homoserine O-acetyltransferase MetX gives rise to the protein MVNYRVDTLVLGAFTTESGETIENLKLRYEYVGYPGQPLVVVCHALTGNHLTYGTEDNPGWWREIIDGGYMPVHDYQFLTFNVIGSPFGSSSRLTDPNFPQKLTMRDIVRALEKGIEALGHQTIDILIGGSLGGMQVMELLYNQKFEVKKAVILAATEKTSSYSRAFNEIARQAIHLAGEEGLSIARQLGFLTYRSSKSYDARFTPDEVVLYQKHQGDKFKEQFDLQCYLTLLDVLDSHDIHHGRDDVANVFQSLDTKVLTLGFTDDLLYPDDQVAALGCYFKYHRHFFVPDNVGHDGFLLNFNDWAPYLYHFLKVSRFRR